From Halostagnicola kamekurae:
GTTTCCCCCGAATCTCTGCTGGCGAAACGATTGGACTCATTCACAGTGCCACTATGTAGGTCCAACCCAACGCCCTATGGCGATTCACCAGAGCCTTCATCACCGTTTTTCTCTGTGCTCCCTCGCTAACGCTCAGTCGCTCGGCAAAACGTTGATACACGAACTAAACGCCAAAGAAACTGATTGCAACGTGGGGTTACTGTTCGTTCCTCGAGCGGATAGAGAGGGTACCGCATATATCGAACCGATGTATCCAGATTGAGAGGGCCTCTGACGACTATACCTTTCGCCAAGGACGCTAAAAGCGCACTGAAAAACAGATTTCTCTTTAAGTGCTTCTCGTCACAAGGTGTAGATATAGCAAGGGGCGTTCTCCTAAATCCTCACTCTCGAGAGTCACAACCCGGTCAATCAGGGGGAGTTGCAATGGAGTTGTTCGTCTAGAAGGCGCTCGAGGTCGCTTCTTCCAGAAGGTGTTTGTCTGCACACGGTTTATGAGGATTTGTTTTCTTGAAAGCTGATTCCCAAGGAACTGCATGGGGTGCTTGTGGAATCCATCTATCGCCCCCGATTGATCCTCGAGCAAAGGAGTACCATGGGGTTGTCTGTAGATACGGTAGGGGTGTCATAGAATGGTTCGCATACCCACTTTGTGAGAGTCGACGAACGGTAAGTACAGTACTGTAGTTATCGATTGCGTCAGCCGATCAGGATTCGGCTTGCCTCTCAAGCGCGTAGATCCCCTCGGTCGTTCCCACGTACACGAATTCGTCCACCAAGTAGTTACGTATCGTTCCCATAACGGACCTATCCCATGTCTGTTCGCCATTCGGGTCGACGCTGACAAGTCGATTTTTGCCGGCACGGACGAACACTGTGTGATCGTCCGCGCTACTCTCTTCGATAACGGTCAGTGACCAGATTGGACCATCATTGATCGTGACCTGCCAGCGCTCGTTACCGGTCGCCGCATCGATGGCACGGAGTCGGTCTGTGCCGACGTACACCACCCCATCACGAACGGTCACGACTGGATCGGATTCCTCGTCCGGATGCTCGATCGATTCCAAGAGGAGGTCTCGCTCGCCGGACGTACGGTCGAACGCGTACAGACGGGACTCGTGTTGACCAACGTTCGCGAGCACGAAAAGGCGGTCTGATGTGATTCCCACGATCTCCGTCTGCACATCCACCGCATCGACGGACTGACGCCACAACTCGTCGCCGTCGGCGACTCCAGCGACCCACTCTCCCGTTGCGACGTATGCGACATCCTCTGAAACCGCCGTATCGATGATCTGTGTGTCACTGTCGTCAGGGTTGTATCGCCAGCGTGTACTTCCGTCGTCTCGATCGAGCGCAACGAGTGCGGCCGTTTTCTCTACGTAGACGGCGTCGGCGATGTCGACGATTCCGGAACCACTGGAGGTGATGTCCGATTCGTCGACTCCGTCGGTCCACAGTTCCGAACCGCTTTCCGCGTCGAACGCTCGCACGACGCCAACAGAATTCGAAACGTAGACGACACCGTCGACGACGAACGGGCTCGTGCGTCCGGTACCCACCGATTCGTCGCGCCATTGCTCTTCGCCATCCCAGTCGAGCGCGTACAGGCCAATACAGTCGTCATCGGTGCAGTAGCCGAAGTAGATGCCTGTGTCTGTGACTGCGAGCTCCGAGTAGGTG
This genomic window contains:
- a CDS encoding outer membrane protein assembly factor BamB family protein; this encodes MLVGCLSLAENGAESKYRWHYEAGGELDVVSQGVVFGRQRSDGQVVALDSTTGERQWAYGDAGGMDTYSELAVTDTGIYFGYCTDDDCIGLYALDWDGEEQWRDESVGTGRTSPFVVDGVVYVSNSVGVVRAFDAESGSELWTDGVDESDITSSGSGIVDIADAVYVEKTAALVALDRDDGSTRWRYNPDDSDTQIIDTAVSEDVAYVATGEWVAGVADGDELWRQSVDAVDVQTEIVGITSDRLFVLANVGQHESRLYAFDRTSGERDLLLESIEHPDEESDPVVTVRDGVVYVGTDRLRAIDAATGNERWQVTINDGPIWSLTVIEESSADDHTVFVRAGKNRLVSVDPNGEQTWDRSVMGTIRNYLVDEFVYVGTTEGIYALERQAES